From Brassica oleracea var. oleracea cultivar TO1000 chromosome C3, BOL, whole genome shotgun sequence, a single genomic window includes:
- the LOC106331847 gene encoding uncharacterized protein LOC106331847, translating to MSHSSSINLLHYHYLPPCLNHSSFRFCLTAPSSSRWSSPDEYDCSMMDMPTTTLPGSISPFNVPHSVRTKRPNGQQKKEEMEKEVYMLREMLDQEEKTREILERVQKHQLPSSSSVALPASLPPKMKELITELSIVEGEISRLEVQISHLQINLKEEQDETLRQATTSSSRRTWQASESDNNDNITSHQALPNYPNFPPPSPMVNTCMMKNGNNNTKSSTSHHQENATFETKTLHFINKAIKGDYVTQSFHKTNEKVGLVKKENPRSVQQENKLQENTNMKKMLRRMKSPSPLREPRYSSPKTNKDRVALDTSLDLPPKSLSSTILMEDGQNIQKWHPNKLAENIMKCLNFIYVRLLRTTRVMELEKGPVSRSNPFSLISRSFRVDKATSGLSKSMNLVSYKESRQQDPYGVFDVEASLARDIGPYKNLVIFTSSCMDSKCISSSSSVSLIQKLRVLMNNLETVDLRVLSHQQKLAFWINMFNACVMHGYLQYGVPKTTEKLQSLVYNKATINVGGKNISAHTIEHCILRKPANSTMTQDRHEEMIIRKLYGIEATDPNITFALSCGTRSSPAVRIYTGEGVATELEKAKLEYLQASVVVTLAKRVILPELLVKHAVHFVAREDGNGVEMGSLVKWVCNQLPTSGSLRKSMVDCLKNQNSKASSSSSSLVVEKIPYDFEFQYLLAI from the exons ATGTCTCATTCTTCTTCTATTAACCTCCTTCATTACCATTACCTCCCTCCTTGTCTAAATCACTCTTCCTTCCGGTTTTGCCTCACTGCTCCATCTTCATCTCGTTGGTCTAGTCCTGACGAATACGACTGCTCCATGATGGACATGCCCACCACAACACTCCCTGGCTCCATCTCTCCCTTCAATGTCCCTCATAGTGTT AGGACGAAAAGGCCAAATGGGCAGCAGAAAAAGGAAGAAATGGAGAAAGAG GTGTATATGTTACGGGAGATGCTTGATCAAGAAGAGAAGACACGTGAGATCTTGGAGAGAGTCCAAAAACATCAACTTCCTTCATCTTCTTCTGTTGCCCTTCCTGCTTCTCTCCCTCCCAAG ATGAAGGAACTAATAACGGAACTGTCGATAGTGGAAGGGGAAATCTCAAGACTAGAGGTTCAAATAAGCCATCTCCAGATAAATCTCAAGGAAGAACAAGATGAAACTTTGAGACAAGCAACAACAAGTTCATCAAGAAGAACATGGCAGGCTAGTGAGAGTGACAACAATGACAATATAACCTCTCATCAAGCTCTACCAAACTACCCTAATTTCCCACCTCCAAGCCCTATGGTGAACACATGCATGATGAAGAATGGGAACAACAACACCAAATCTTCTACTAGTCATCATCAAGAGAATGCAACATTTGAAACAAAGACTTTGCATTTCATCAACAAGGCCATCAAAGGTGATTACGTGACTCAAAGCTTCCACAAAACTAATGAGAAAGTTGGATTAGTAAAGAAGGAAAATCCTCGGTCAGTTCAACAAGAAAATAAGTTGCAAGAGAATACTAATATGAAGAAGATGCTTAGGAGGATGAAATCGCCTTCTCCTCTACGTGAACCTAGATACTCCTCTCCCAAG ACTAATAAGGATCGTGTAGCACTTGATACATCACTAGACCTCCCACCAAAATCTCTATCAAGCACAATTTTAATGGAAGATGGACAAAACATACAGAAGTGGCATCCAAACAAGCTCGCCGAGAACATCATGAAGTGCCTTAATTTCATCTACGTTCGTCTCCTTAGAACCACAAGAGTCATGGAGCTAGAGAAAGGTCCGGTCTCGAGATCCAATCCTTTCTCTTTGATCTCAAGAAGCTTTAGGGTGGACAAGGCAACATCCGGTTTGTCTAAATCCATGAATCTCGTGTCTTATAAAGAATCAAGACAACAAGATCCCTATGGAGTATTTGATGTAGAAGCATCTTTGGCTAGAGACATTGGTCCGTATAAGAATCTTGTCATCTTCACTTCAAGTTGTATGGATTCCAAGTGCATTTCGAGCTCTAGCTCGGTCTCTTTGATCCAGAAACTCAG AGTCTTGATGAACAATCTTGAGACGGTGGATTTGAGAGTGCTGAGCCATCAACAAAAGCTAGCGTTTTGGATCAACATGTTCAATGCATGTGTTATGCAT GGATATCTACAATACGGAGTTCCGAAAACAACTGAGAAACTACAATCTCTTGTTTATAATAAG GCTACAATAAATGTTGGAGGCAAAAACATAAGTGCTCATACAATAGAGCATTGTATTCTGCGGAAGCCTGCAAATTCTACCATGACTCAG GATCGACACGAAGAAATGATCATTCGTAAACTATATGGCATAGAAGCAACGGATCCTAACATCACATTTGCGCTCTCATGCGGAACTCGATCCTCTCCTGCA GTGAGGATATACACTGGAGAAGGAGTGGCAACAGAGCTAGAGAAAGCGAAACTGGAGTACCTGCAAGCGTCCGTGGTGGTTACGTTGGCTAAACGGGTAATCTTGCCTGAGCTTCTAGTAAAACACGCCGTCCATTTCGTGGCAAGGGAGGATGGCAACGGTGTAGAGATGGGATCTCTGGTGAAATGGGTTTGCAACCAATTACCAACCTCTGGTTCCTTGAGAAAATCAATGGTGGATTGTTTAAAGAATCAAAACTCCAAAGCTTCTTCTTCTTCTTCCTCCCTGGTGGTTGAAAAGATCCCTTATGATTTTGAGTTTCAGTATCTTTTAGCTATTTGA
- the LOC106335970 gene encoding probable aquaporin PIP2-4, whose product MAKDLEVQEGGATAARDYQDPPPAPLFDMEELGKWSLYRAVIAEFVATLLFLYVSVLTVIGYKAQTDANAGGVDCGGVGILGIAWAFGGMIFVLVYCTAGISGGHINPAVTVGLFLARKVSLVRTVLYIVAQCLGAICGCGLVKAFQSSYYTRYGGGANQLADGYNKGTGLGAEIIGTFVLVYTVFSATDPKRSARDSHIPVLAPLPIGFAVFMVHLATIPITGTGINPARSLGAAVIYNQEKAWDDQWIFWVGPMIGAAAAALYHQFVLRAAGIKSLGSFRSSA is encoded by the exons ATGGCAAAGGACTTGGAGGTGCAAGAAGGCGGAGCAACGGCGGCGAGAGATTACCAGGATCCGCCTCCTGCGCCATTGTTTGACATGGAGGAGCTTGGGAAGTGGTCGCTCTATAGAGCGGTCATAGCTGAGTTCGTGGCAACACTTCTCTTCCTTTACGTCTCAGTCCTCACCGTAATTGGCTACAAAGCTCAGACCGACGCAAATGCCGGAGGAGTTGATTGCGGCGGCGTTGGGATATTGGGTATTGCGTGGGCTTTCGGTGGAATGATCTTTGTTCTCGTTTACTGTACCGCTGGTATCTCTG GTGGTCATATAAATCCGGCTGTTACGGTGGGACTGTTCTTAGCTAGAAAAGTATCATTGGTGCGGACAGTGTTATACATTGTGGCTCAGTGCCTTGGTGCCATCTGCGGTTGCGGTCTGGTCAAAGCATTCCAAAGTTCTTACTACACCAG ATATGGAGGTGGAGCCAACCAGCTTGCCGACGGCTACAACAAAGGTACCGGACTAGGTGCCGAGATCATCGGAACATTTGTCCTTGTCTACACCGTTTTCTCGGCCACTGATCCCAAGCGAAGTGCACGTGACTCTCACATTCCAGTTTTGGCGCCACTTCCTATTGGTTTTGCCGTCTTCATGGTTCACTTAGCCACCATTCCCATCACCGGGACCGGAATCAACCCGGCCCGTAGCTTAGGAGCCGCAGTTATCTACAACCAAGAAAAGGCCTGGGACGACCAA TGGATATTCTGGGTGGGACCGATGATCGGAGCAGCTGCTGCTGCGTTATACCATCAGTTTGTTCTAAGAGCGGCTGGAATTAAATCTCTTGGCTCCTTTAGGAGCTCTGCTTAA
- the LOC106335972 gene encoding uncharacterized protein LOC106335972 — protein MTNLTHSLLFFSCSLSLVICVAIAGSRPAHGPAYLNPSAFSPEAYDFFHPKSSLPDNNSPRNSHSLPFLSPSPSPSPSMTSNVEADTQGSKVSSDEHIGDSRREEGRGETVGIVLGVSFTALLLMGVYFVIKKRLANLTRTIVIHSDA, from the coding sequence ATGACAAACCTAACTCACTCTTTGCTCTTCTTCTCCTGTTCCTTATCTCTAGTTATATGTGTGGCCATTGCAGGAAGTAGACCTGCTCATGGTCCAGCTTATTTAAACCCATCTGCTTTTTCTCCAGAAGCTTACGATTTCTTTCACCCAAAATCATCACTACCTGACAATAATTCACCAAGAAACTCGCATTCTTTGCCATTTCTTTCACCTTCACCTTCACCTTCACCTTCAATGACATCTAATGTAGAAGCTGATACACAAGGAAGTAAAGTTTCATCAGACGAACACATAGGTGATAGTAGAAGAGAAGAAGGACGAGGTGAAACCGTTGGAATAGTGTTAGGCGTTTCTTTCACAGCTCTTCTTTTAATGGGAGTTTACTTTGTGATCAAGAAACGACTAGCTAATTTAACCCGCACGATTGTAATCCACTCTGATGCTTGA
- the LOC106335973 gene encoding uncharacterized protein LOC106335973: protein MMKVSFIIIVLLMVGIVSGKISTKKVSPSPSPSPYSYAPQSETRMSPSSSPSDSPTTMPPGYIHQPPSLSPEESDLKYKDGSGTERECSSGGGKKAGIAVGVIAAAGMVGLGGYVLKKRRENIRRSRYEYAATEIF, encoded by the coding sequence ATGATGAAGGTCAGTTTCATAATCATAGTTCTGTTAATGGTAGGAATAGTATCCGGTAAGATATCAACTAAAAAAGTTTCACCATCTCCATCTCCATCTCCGTATTCGTATGCACCTCAATCAGAAACCAGAATGTCTCCATCTTCTTCACCATCGGACTCTCCAACAACGATGCCTCCCGGTTACATTCACCAGCCACCGTCTCTGTCACCGGAAGAAAGTGATCTCAAATACAAAGACGGTAGTGGAACAGAGAGGGAATGTTCCTCAGGTGGCGGAAAGAAGGCTGGAATCGCGGTTGGAGTGATCGCAGCGGCGGGTATGGTTGGTCTCGGAGGGTACGTGTTGAAGAAACGTAGAGAGAACATTCGTCGATCACGATATGAATACGCCGCCACTGAGATCTTCTGA
- the LOC106335969 gene encoding uncharacterized protein LOC106335969 — translation MEHRKAYVLVALFALLLLTDIVIAASDGGKGNGNNGQGQVEKAKGGDAGKGKGNGNGSKDKEKEKKDKKEKDEKEKKAKKEKDKKEKEEREKKDKERKEKEKKEKERKEKEKRDKEQSEAAARYRVLSPLPTGQEQAMCQAKGACYYKTLVCPGECPKRKPTKNRNTKGCFIDCTSKCEATCKWRKTNCNGYGSLCYDPRFVGGDGRMFYFHGSKGGNFAIVSDNNLQINTHFIGTRPAGRTRDFTWVQALNVMFENHNLVITANRVTQWDENSDAFTLRFNEELITLPEDEQTEWRKTSGQREIVIERTDERNSVRVLVSGLVQMDIRVRPIGKEENRVHNYQLPQDDAFAHLETQFKFLDLSELVEGVLGKTYRPDYVSSAKVGVPMPVVGGEDKYQTPSLFSPTCRLCRFKPQEKPLSADI, via the exons ATGGAGCACAGAAAGGCATATGTGCTTGTAGCTCTCTTCGCATTGCTTCTCTTGACCGATATTGTCATTGCTGCGAGCGATGGCGGCAAAGGCAACGGTAATAACGGCCAGGGACAAGTAGAGAAGGCTAAAGGAGGAGATGCTGGCAAAGGCAAAGGCAACGGTAACGGTTCAAAGGACAAGGAAAAGGAGAAGAAGGACAAGAAGGAGAAGGACGAGAAGGAAAAGAAGGCCAAGAAGGAGAAGGACAAGAAAGAGAAAGAGGAAAGGGAAAAGAAGGACAAGGAAAGGAAGGAAAAGGAGAAGAAAGAAAAAGAGAGGAAGGAAAAGGAGAAGAGAGACAAGGAGCAGAGTGAAGCGGCTGCTAGATACAGGGTGCTTTCACCGTTGCCTACAGGACAAGAGCAAGCCATGTGCCAGGCTAAGGGTGCATGTTATTACAAAACTCTTGTTTGTCCCGGTGAATGTCCCAAGAGGAAGCCCACGAAGAACAGAAACACCAAAGGTTGCTTCATTGACTGCACTAGCAAATGCGAAGCTACATGCAAAT GGAGAAAAACGAACTGCAACGGCTACGGTTCTCTATGCTACGATCCTAGATTTGTCGGAGGGGACGGTAGGATGTTCTATTTCCATGGATCTAAAGGAGGAAACTTTGCGATAGTTTCAGACAACAATCTCCAGATCAACACTCACTTCATCGGTACAAGACCCGCTGGAAGAACCAGAGACTTCACATGGGTTCAAGCCCTAAATGTCATGTTCGAAAACCACAACCTCGTGATCACAGCCAATAGAGTGACTCAATGGGATGAAAACTCTGACGCATTTACCCTTAGATTCAACGAAGAACTCATCACACTACCTGAAGACGAACAAACCGAGTGGAGGAAAACTTCGGGACAAAGAGAGATTGTCATCGAAAGAACCGACGAGAGAAACAGCGTGAGAGTACTTGTCTCTGGTCTTGTTCAGATGGACATCAGAGTAAGACCTATAGGAAAAGAAGAGAACAGAGTTCACAACTACCAGTTGCCTCAAGATGACGCTTTTGCCCATCTTGAGACTCAGTTCAAGTTCTTGGACCTAAGTGAGCTCGTGGAGGGCGTTTTGGGGAAAACCTACCGTCCTGATTACGTTAGCTCCGCCAAGGTTGGAGTGCCAATGCCTGTGGTGGGTGGAGAAGACAAATACCAAACGCCTTCTCTGTTCTCGCCGACTTGCAGACTTTGCAGGTTTAAGCCTCAAGAAAAACCACTCTCTGCTGATATCTAA
- the LOC106335971 gene encoding fasciclin-like arabinogalactan protein 12 codes for MEHSPFLLLLSTVLLLLTATPGTHSQPAAAPAPPGPTNVTKILEKAGQFTVFIRLLKSTGVANQLYGQLNNSDNGITIFAPSDSSFSSLKAGTLNSLSDEQQVELIQFHVVPSYVSSSNFQTISNPLRTQAGDSAEGHFPLNITTSGNTVNITSGVTNTTVSGNVYSDGQLAVYQVDKVLLPQQVFDPRPPAPAPAPTVSKSKKKKDDGDSPDDDSPADASFALREVGSVRNAVSFCVISISLAWFYL; via the coding sequence ATGGAGCATTCTCCCTTCCTCCTCCTCCTCTCCACCGTCCTCCTCCTCCTCACAGCCACTCCCGGCACCCATTCTCAGCCAGCCGCCGCTCCAGCTCCACCAGGACCCACAAACGTCACCAAAATCCTCGAAAAAGCAGGCCAGTTCACAGTCTTCATCCGACTACTCAAATCAACCGGCGTTGCTAACCAACTCTACGGCCAGCTCAACAACTCCGACAACGGAATCACCATCTTCGCACCGAGCGACTCCTCCTTCTCAAGTCTCAAAGCCGGAACCCTAAACTCCTTATCGGACGAGCAACAAGTGGAGCTAATTCAGTTTCATGTCGTACCAAGTTATGTCTCTTCCTCAAACTTCCAAACCATCAGTAACCCTCTCCGGACTCAGGCCGGTGACTCCGCCGAGGGACATTTCCCTCTCAACATCACGACCAGTGGCAATACCGTAAATATCACCTCCGGTGTAACCAACACCACCGTCTCCGGAAATGTCTACAGCGATGGACAGCTAGCTGTTTATCAGGTTGATAAGGTTTTGCTTCCTCAACAAGTTTTCGACCCTCGTCCCCCTGCGCCGGCTCCAGCTCCGACGGTATCAAAGTCGAAGAAGAAGAAAGATGATGGTGATAGTCCCGATGATGATTCTCCGGCGGACGCTTCGTTTGCTTTGCGTGAAGTTGGTTCTGTTCGTAATGCCGTGTCGTTTTGCGTCATTAGTATATCGCTTGCATGGTTTTATTTGTGA